A single window of Ferrimonas balearica DSM 9799 DNA harbors:
- a CDS encoding VanZ family protein has protein sequence MLQIITQPNTDQRRIGQLLLLLALAVTSYLVFSKPGYGQPFNHFDKLGHLGAFFSLAALLQLATNWRPLTQLTLLLVYAAAIEIVQGQLPYRSADVADLIADMLGALSFHLLLLLLRRWQAS, from the coding sequence ATGCTTCAGATCATTACTCAACCCAATACCGACCAGCGTCGAATCGGCCAGCTGCTCCTGCTGCTGGCGCTTGCGGTCACCTCCTATCTGGTCTTTTCCAAGCCCGGATACGGTCAGCCGTTCAACCATTTCGACAAACTGGGCCATCTGGGCGCGTTCTTCTCGCTGGCCGCTCTGCTGCAGCTGGCCACCAACTGGCGCCCATTGACTCAGCTCACCCTGTTACTGGTCTACGCGGCGGCCATTGAGATCGTGCAGGGACAGTTGCCCTACCGCAGTGCCGATGTGGCCGACCTTATCGCCGATATGCTGGGCGCACTGAGTTTCCACCTGCTGCTGTTGCTGCTGCGACGCTGGCAGGCGTCATGA
- the thiI gene encoding tRNA uracil 4-sulfurtransferase ThiI, whose product MKFIVKLHSEVMIKSKPVRVRFSKMLVSNIRNILRKLDDDARVRFNWDHIVISSQSDEPQLRDRYVETLKCLPGISHFLEVTQHNFESLDDIYQHTQRIFGDRLAGKTFCVRVKRSGKHEFSSLDVERYVGGGLNQHCQSNGVKLKDPDMTIHIQIEEDKCYLVEHRHQGLGGFPIGTQEDVLSLISGGFDSGVSTYQAIKRGTRTHYCFFNLGGAEHERGVKEVAYYLWNKFGSSHRVRFISVPFEPVVEEILERVDNGQMGVVLKRMMMKVAAEVAARFDIPALVTGEAMGQVSSQTLTNLNVIDRATDTVILRPLITWDKQEIVDTARAIGTAPFAEVMPEYCGVISQRPTVKAVLSKVEAEEAKFSEDLIERVLAATKVQDIRELAMAQPTETVEMETVQQAAAGEIILDIRAPEEEEQSPLVVAGSEVMTLPFFKLASQFENLDASRTYLLYCDRGVMSKLQALYLKEQGYNNIKVYRP is encoded by the coding sequence ATGAAATTTATCGTCAAGCTGCACTCGGAAGTGATGATCAAGTCCAAGCCGGTGCGCGTGCGCTTCTCCAAAATGTTGGTGTCCAACATTCGCAATATCCTGCGCAAGCTGGATGACGACGCGCGGGTTCGGTTCAACTGGGATCACATCGTTATCAGCAGCCAGAGCGATGAGCCGCAACTGCGTGACCGCTACGTTGAGACCCTTAAGTGTCTGCCGGGCATCAGCCACTTCCTGGAAGTGACCCAGCACAATTTCGAAAGCCTGGACGACATCTACCAGCACACCCAGCGCATCTTTGGCGACCGCCTGGCCGGCAAGACGTTCTGTGTGCGGGTTAAGCGTTCCGGTAAGCACGAGTTCAGCTCTCTGGACGTTGAGCGCTACGTGGGTGGTGGTCTGAATCAGCACTGCCAGAGCAATGGCGTGAAACTGAAAGATCCGGATATGACCATCCATATCCAGATCGAAGAGGACAAGTGCTATCTGGTTGAGCATCGTCACCAGGGCCTGGGCGGTTTCCCCATTGGTACCCAGGAAGACGTGCTGAGCCTGATTTCCGGCGGTTTTGACTCCGGTGTCTCCACCTATCAGGCGATCAAGCGCGGTACCCGTACCCACTACTGCTTCTTCAACCTCGGCGGTGCAGAGCACGAGCGCGGTGTGAAGGAGGTGGCGTACTACCTGTGGAACAAGTTTGGCAGCTCCCACCGAGTGCGCTTTATCAGCGTGCCGTTTGAGCCGGTGGTTGAGGAGATCCTCGAGCGGGTTGATAACGGCCAGATGGGCGTGGTGCTGAAACGCATGATGATGAAAGTGGCTGCTGAAGTCGCGGCCCGTTTCGACATCCCGGCGCTGGTGACCGGTGAAGCGATGGGACAGGTGTCTTCCCAGACCCTGACCAACCTCAACGTGATCGACCGTGCGACCGACACCGTAATTCTGCGTCCGCTGATCACCTGGGATAAGCAGGAGATCGTGGATACTGCGCGGGCCATTGGCACCGCCCCGTTCGCTGAAGTGATGCCCGAATATTGTGGTGTTATCTCTCAGCGCCCCACCGTGAAAGCGGTGCTCTCCAAGGTGGAAGCGGAGGAAGCCAAGTTCTCCGAAGACCTGATTGAGCGCGTGCTGGCGGCCACCAAAGTACAGGACATCCGGGAGTTGGCGATGGCACAACCGACCGAAACCGTTGAGATGGAAACCGTACAGCAGGCCGCTGCCGGTGAGATCATCCTTGATATCCGCGCCCCGGAAGAGGAGGAGCAGAGCCCCCTCGTCGTGGCGGGCAGCGAGGTGATGACCCTGCCGTTCTTCAAATTGGCCAGCCAGTTCGAAAACCTGGATGCCAGCCGAACCTACCTGCTGTATTGCGACCGTGGTGTCATGAGCAAACTGCAGGCGTTGTATCTGAAAGAGCAGGGCTATAACAACATTAAGGTTTATCGTCCCTGA
- a CDS encoding LysE family translocator: protein MSTELYLVYLATVVVLLAAPGPMTLMTLSTSVRFGHGRALFTVLGSNVAGLILMVLSATGIGALITAQPMLYDLLRYGGAAYLIWLGINAWRARKATPAAEGYQHQCRSRRALFRETLMVGLANPKGLLFFAALFPQFIQSGENLTEQFMILSLTFTAVDFVILNLVALGGCALAHHLANPGAQKGFNRCCGLVFMSLGGMMLLY from the coding sequence ATGTCCACAGAGCTGTACTTGGTCTATCTGGCCACCGTGGTGGTGCTGCTGGCAGCCCCCGGCCCAATGACCCTGATGACCCTCTCGACCAGCGTCCGATTTGGACACGGCCGCGCCCTGTTCACTGTACTGGGCTCCAACGTCGCCGGCCTGATCCTGATGGTGCTTTCCGCCACCGGTATTGGCGCTCTGATCACCGCACAGCCGATGCTGTACGACCTGCTGCGCTACGGCGGTGCCGCATACCTCATCTGGCTTGGCATCAACGCCTGGCGCGCCCGCAAGGCCACCCCCGCGGCCGAAGGCTACCAGCACCAATGCCGCAGCCGTCGCGCGCTGTTCCGCGAAACCCTGATGGTCGGTCTGGCCAACCCCAAGGGCCTGCTGTTCTTCGCTGCCCTGTTTCCCCAGTTCATCCAGTCCGGTGAAAACCTGACCGAGCAGTTTATGATTCTCAGCCTCACCTTCACCGCGGTGGACTTTGTGATCCTGAACCTGGTGGCACTGGGCGGCTGCGCGCTGGCTCACCACCTGGCCAACCCTGGCGCCCAAAAGGGGTTTAACCGCTGCTGTGGGCTGGTGTTTATGAGCCTCGGCGGCATGATGCTGCTGTACTGA
- the ispA gene encoding (2E,6E)-farnesyl diphosphate synthase: MMHTALSHYQTRVNAALERIFDDLPVTDPRLLDAMRYGTLLGGKRVRPFLVYATGTMLGAKEDDLDSLAAAVECIHAYSLIHDDLPAMDDDHLRRGQPTVHIAFDEATAILAGDALQGLAYELLAEAPLPAALEGNRIAMLRSLARASGYQGMCGGQAIDLASTGKRIELDALQQLHRLKTGALIRSAVEMGSYGVADLATEHRDALLRYAEAIGLAFQVQDDILDITADTEQLGKPQGSDQAADKSTFPALLGLDGARDAAQSLYQDALTALAELPYNTEHLQAFARYIVERGQ, from the coding sequence CTGATGCACACCGCTTTGAGTCACTACCAAACCCGGGTTAATGCTGCCCTTGAGCGGATCTTCGATGATCTGCCGGTCACCGATCCGCGCCTGCTCGATGCCATGCGCTACGGCACCCTGCTGGGTGGCAAGCGGGTTCGTCCCTTTCTGGTTTATGCTACCGGCACCATGCTGGGGGCCAAAGAGGACGATCTGGACAGCCTGGCGGCGGCAGTGGAGTGCATCCACGCCTACTCGTTGATCCACGACGACCTGCCGGCCATGGATGATGACCACCTGCGCCGCGGCCAGCCCACGGTGCACATCGCCTTTGATGAGGCCACCGCGATTCTGGCTGGTGACGCACTGCAGGGGCTGGCTTACGAACTGCTGGCCGAAGCGCCACTTCCGGCGGCGCTGGAAGGCAATCGCATCGCCATGCTGCGCAGCCTGGCCCGGGCTTCCGGCTATCAGGGGATGTGTGGCGGCCAGGCCATCGATCTGGCCAGCACCGGCAAACGTATCGAGCTGGACGCCCTGCAGCAGCTGCATCGACTGAAAACCGGTGCACTCATCCGCTCTGCCGTGGAAATGGGCAGCTACGGCGTGGCCGACCTGGCCACCGAGCATCGCGATGCGCTGCTGCGCTATGCCGAGGCCATTGGCTTGGCGTTCCAGGTTCAGGACGACATCCTGGACATCACCGCCGACACCGAACAGCTGGGCAAGCCCCAGGGTTCTGACCAGGCGGCGGACAAGAGCACCTTCCCCGCCCTACTCGGACTGGACGGCGCTCGTGACGCGGCGCAGAGTCTGTATCAGGATGCCCTGACAGCACTCGCAGAGTTGCCGTACAATACCGAACATCTTCAGGCTTTCGCTCGCTATATCGTCGAGCGCGGCCAGTAA
- the aroG gene encoding 3-deoxy-7-phosphoheptulonate synthase AroG, giving the protein MYYKNDDVRINEIKELLPPIAILERFPATETASETVFNARRAIHKLLQREDDRLLVVIGPCSIHDPEAALEYGRRLRVLREQYQDQLEVVMRVYFEKPRTTVGWKGLINDPGLDNSFRLNDGLRTARKLLVDLNDMGLPTAGEYLDMITPQYVADLMCWGAIGARTTESQVHRELASGLSCPVGFKNGTDGTIRIAIDAIASASAPHHFLSVTKYGHSAIVATAGNPDCHIILRGGKTPNYSAEHVQAISTELAEAGLPQNLMIDFSHANSAKQFKRQLAVCEDVCGQLANGERAIFGAMVESHLVEGRQDLAAGCELTFGQSVTDACIGWEDTETLLAQLADAVSRRRAG; this is encoded by the coding sequence ATGTATTACAAGAATGACGATGTTCGCATCAACGAAATCAAAGAACTCCTTCCCCCCATCGCCATTCTGGAACGCTTTCCGGCCACGGAAACCGCCTCTGAGACCGTCTTTAATGCGCGTCGCGCCATCCATAAGTTGCTGCAACGGGAAGATGACCGCCTGTTGGTGGTGATTGGCCCCTGCTCCATCCACGACCCGGAAGCGGCGCTGGAATACGGCCGTCGCCTGCGGGTACTGCGCGAACAGTACCAGGACCAGCTTGAGGTGGTGATGCGGGTCTACTTCGAAAAGCCCCGTACCACGGTGGGCTGGAAGGGACTGATCAATGACCCGGGGCTGGACAACAGTTTCCGCCTCAATGATGGCCTGCGTACCGCTCGTAAACTGCTGGTGGACCTGAATGACATGGGCCTGCCCACTGCCGGTGAGTACCTGGATATGATCACCCCCCAGTACGTCGCTGACCTGATGTGCTGGGGCGCGATTGGCGCCCGAACCACGGAATCCCAGGTGCACCGCGAGCTGGCCTCCGGCCTCTCCTGCCCGGTGGGCTTTAAGAACGGCACTGATGGCACCATCCGCATCGCCATCGACGCCATCGCCTCCGCCAGTGCGCCGCACCACTTCCTGTCGGTCACCAAGTATGGCCATTCCGCCATTGTGGCCACCGCCGGTAACCCGGATTGCCACATCATCCTGCGGGGTGGAAAGACGCCCAACTACAGCGCCGAGCATGTGCAGGCCATCAGCACCGAACTGGCCGAAGCCGGATTGCCGCAAAACCTGATGATCGACTTCAGCCACGCCAACAGCGCCAAGCAGTTCAAGCGCCAGTTGGCGGTGTGCGAAGACGTTTGTGGACAGCTGGCCAATGGCGAGCGCGCCATCTTTGGCGCCATGGTGGAAAGCCATCTTGTGGAGGGGCGTCAGGATCTGGCGGCCGGCTGTGAACTCACCTTTGGCCAGAGCGTGACCGACGCCTGCATCGGTTGGGAGGACACCGAGACGCTGCTGGCGCAGCTGGCGGATGCGGTCAGTCGCCGACGTGCCGGTTAA
- a CDS encoding flagellar motor protein MotB, with product MSEFAPKRKQAAGAPAWMATFADLATLLMCFFVLLLAFSEMDVLKFKQIAGSMKYAFGVQNKVEVKDIPRGTSVIAQEFRPGRPDPTPIEVIQQQTVEFTRDMLNYQPGESDQAGGQQNQSGNSRGGTSSQTANQPRAEQSNQSQTRTSASDADNVNELTKKIAQQLEDQILDGAIEVESLGQQIIIRIREKGAFPAGSAFLQPRFRPVIHAVGNLLKDVPGIISVTGHTDNTTIDNELYRSNWELSTQRAVSVAHELVKVEGFDPGRMELRGVAENEPLVSNDTWEGRVRNRRVEITINQGKAKESEEIRVLP from the coding sequence ATGTCGGAATTTGCTCCTAAGCGTAAGCAGGCGGCTGGCGCACCGGCATGGATGGCCACCTTTGCGGACCTGGCCACCCTGCTGATGTGCTTCTTCGTTCTGCTGCTGGCGTTCTCCGAGATGGACGTGCTGAAGTTCAAGCAGATCGCCGGCTCTATGAAGTACGCCTTTGGTGTGCAGAACAAGGTGGAAGTGAAAGACATCCCCCGTGGCACCTCAGTGATCGCCCAGGAGTTTCGTCCGGGCCGTCCTGACCCCACCCCCATCGAAGTGATTCAGCAGCAAACCGTTGAGTTCACCCGCGATATGCTCAACTACCAGCCCGGCGAGTCTGACCAGGCCGGTGGCCAGCAGAACCAGAGTGGCAACAGCCGCGGCGGCACCTCCAGCCAGACCGCCAACCAGCCCAGAGCGGAGCAGAGCAACCAAAGCCAGACCCGCACCAGTGCCTCGGACGCCGATAACGTCAATGAGCTGACCAAGAAGATCGCCCAACAGCTGGAGGACCAGATCCTCGATGGCGCCATTGAGGTGGAATCTTTGGGTCAGCAGATCATCATCCGGATCCGTGAAAAAGGCGCCTTCCCGGCGGGCTCGGCGTTTTTGCAGCCCCGCTTTCGCCCGGTGATCCACGCCGTGGGTAACCTGCTCAAGGATGTGCCCGGCATCATCAGTGTGACCGGCCATACCGACAACACCACCATCGACAACGAGCTTTACCGCTCCAACTGGGAGCTTTCCACCCAGCGGGCCGTATCGGTTGCCCATGAGCTGGTGAAAGTGGAGGGCTTCGACCCGGGCCGGATGGAGCTGCGTGGTGTGGCGGAAAACGAACCGCTGGTCAGTAATGACACCTGGGAAGGGCGGGTGCGCAACCGTCGGGTTGAGATCACCATCAATCAGGGCAAGGCCAAAGAATCGGAAGAGATCCGCGTTCTTCCCTGA
- the dxs gene encoding 1-deoxy-D-xylulose-5-phosphate synthase, whose translation MSQDLSDYPLLSQALTPEHLRQLSQEQLAPLADEVRTFLLRSVSRSSGHLASGLGTVELTLALHYVYNTPFDRLVWDVGHQAYPHKILTGRAEQMHTIRQKDGLHPFPWREESEYDTFSVGHSSTSISAALGMAIAADREAAGRKVVAVIGDGALTGGMAFEALNHAGDIHKDMLVIINDNEMSISENVGALNKHMARLLSGSLYTTIREGGKKVLGAMPPIKELARRAEEHLKGMVVPGTLFEELGFNYIGPIDGHDVEGLVETLRNMRNLKGPQILHVMTKKGKGYQPAEEDPIGYHGVPKFNPEEWKLPKSEPGKPTFSKVFGDWLCDMAEADDKLVAITPAMREGSGMVEFSQRFPGQYFDAAIAEQHAVTLGAGFACEGLKPVVAIYSTFLQRAYDQVIHDVGIMNLPVLFAIDRGGLVGADGQTHQGAFDLSYLRAIPNLVVMAPADENECRQMLYTGHVHNGPAAVRYPRGNGMGVEPVAEMTALPLGKAEIRRQGEGVAIFSFGTMLPYALEAAEALNATVVNMRFVKPLDHEMVKQIADSHEHLITLEENAIMGGAGSAVLESLAQQGLAKRVLQLGLPDRFIEQGSQEEMHTELEIDGPGIIKRAKAFFSL comes from the coding sequence ATGAGCCAGGATCTGTCTGACTACCCGCTCCTCTCACAGGCATTGACGCCGGAACACCTGCGGCAACTGTCCCAGGAGCAATTGGCCCCACTGGCCGACGAAGTGCGCACTTTCCTGCTGCGCTCTGTCAGCCGCTCCTCTGGCCACCTTGCTTCCGGTCTGGGCACCGTCGAGCTGACTCTGGCCCTGCACTACGTCTACAACACCCCGTTTGACCGGTTAGTGTGGGACGTTGGCCATCAGGCTTACCCGCACAAGATCCTCACCGGTCGTGCCGAACAGATGCACACCATCCGTCAAAAGGATGGCCTGCACCCGTTCCCGTGGCGTGAAGAGAGCGAATACGACACCTTCAGTGTTGGCCACTCCAGCACCTCCATCAGTGCCGCGTTGGGCATGGCCATTGCCGCCGACCGCGAAGCCGCTGGTCGCAAAGTGGTGGCAGTGATTGGGGATGGCGCCCTGACCGGCGGTATGGCGTTTGAAGCGCTGAACCACGCCGGCGACATCCACAAGGACATGTTGGTCATCATCAATGACAACGAGATGTCCATCTCCGAAAACGTCGGTGCCCTGAACAAACACATGGCCCGCCTGCTGTCTGGCAGCCTCTACACCACCATCCGCGAAGGCGGCAAAAAGGTGTTGGGGGCCATGCCGCCGATCAAGGAGCTGGCCCGCCGCGCCGAGGAACACCTCAAGGGCATGGTGGTACCGGGCACCCTGTTCGAGGAGCTGGGCTTTAACTATATCGGCCCCATCGACGGCCACGATGTGGAAGGACTGGTGGAAACCCTGCGCAATATGCGCAACCTCAAGGGCCCGCAGATCCTCCACGTGATGACCAAGAAGGGTAAGGGCTACCAGCCCGCCGAAGAGGACCCCATCGGCTACCACGGCGTCCCCAAATTCAACCCGGAAGAGTGGAAACTGCCCAAGTCCGAGCCCGGCAAACCGACCTTCTCCAAGGTGTTTGGCGACTGGCTGTGCGATATGGCTGAGGCTGACGATAAGCTGGTGGCGATCACCCCGGCGATGCGTGAAGGCTCCGGCATGGTGGAGTTCTCCCAGCGCTTCCCGGGCCAGTACTTTGATGCGGCCATCGCAGAACAGCACGCGGTGACTCTGGGGGCCGGTTTTGCCTGTGAAGGGCTTAAGCCGGTGGTGGCGATCTACTCCACCTTCCTGCAGCGCGCTTACGATCAGGTGATCCACGATGTAGGCATCATGAACCTGCCGGTGCTGTTCGCCATTGACCGTGGCGGCTTGGTCGGTGCCGATGGCCAGACCCACCAGGGCGCCTTTGACCTGAGCTACCTGCGCGCCATTCCGAACCTGGTGGTGATGGCACCGGCGGACGAGAACGAGTGTCGCCAGATGCTCTACACCGGCCATGTGCACAATGGTCCGGCTGCGGTTCGCTACCCCCGTGGTAACGGCATGGGCGTTGAGCCGGTGGCCGAAATGACGGCACTGCCGCTGGGCAAGGCGGAGATCCGCCGCCAGGGTGAAGGCGTGGCGATCTTCAGCTTCGGCACCATGCTGCCCTATGCCCTGGAGGCCGCTGAGGCGCTCAACGCTACCGTGGTCAACATGCGCTTTGTGAAGCCGCTGGATCACGAGATGGTGAAGCAGATTGCGGACAGCCACGAGCACCTGATCACTCTGGAAGAGAACGCCATTATGGGCGGCGCCGGCTCCGCAGTGCTGGAGTCTCTGGCGCAACAGGGCCTGGCCAAACGGGTGCTGCAACTGGGCCTGCCTGACCGCTTTATCGAGCAGGGCAGCCAGGAGGAGATGCATACCGAGCTGGAGATCGACGGCCCGGGCATCATCAAGCGCGCCAAGGCGTTCTTCAGCCTCTAA
- the xseB gene encoding exodeoxyribonuclease VII small subunit gives MAKKPENMAFEAALAELEAIVAQLEQGEVPLEQALTQFERGIALVRASQQKLEQAQQQVQILSQDPNQPLQPFGAEDA, from the coding sequence GTGGCGAAAAAACCGGAAAATATGGCCTTCGAGGCGGCACTGGCCGAGCTCGAGGCAATCGTGGCTCAGCTGGAGCAAGGCGAAGTGCCGCTGGAGCAAGCCCTGACCCAGTTTGAGCGGGGCATCGCCCTGGTGCGTGCCAGCCAGCAAAAGCTGGAACAGGCTCAGCAGCAGGTGCAGATCCTGAGCCAGGATCCCAACCAACCGTTGCAGCCTTTTGGTGCTGAGGACGCCTGA
- the pomA gene encoding flagellar motor protein PomA codes for MDLATLIGLIGAFAFVIMAMVQGGDVMIFVNIESVLIVLAGSLFVVMMKFNMKQFFGAVKIATKAFMFKLDKPEELIDQSVTMADAARKGGFLALEEAEVNNSFMKKAVDLLVDGHDAEVVRDALAKDIGLTAERHAAGIDIFRKLGEVAPAMGMIGTLIGLVAMLNNMDDPKTIGPAMAVALLTTLYGAVIANMVALPIADKLELRMQEEMLNRRLIMDAVLAIQDGQNPRVIEGFLKNYLNEKKRAIDTTED; via the coding sequence GTGGATCTGGCGACTCTCATCGGCCTTATTGGTGCCTTCGCCTTTGTCATCATGGCAATGGTGCAAGGTGGCGACGTGATGATCTTTGTCAATATCGAATCGGTACTGATTGTACTGGCCGGTTCGCTGTTCGTGGTGATGATGAAGTTCAACATGAAACAGTTTTTTGGTGCGGTAAAGATCGCCACCAAGGCGTTCATGTTCAAACTGGACAAACCGGAAGAGCTGATTGACCAAAGCGTGACAATGGCGGACGCCGCCCGCAAAGGGGGCTTTCTGGCCCTGGAGGAGGCGGAGGTCAACAACAGTTTTATGAAGAAAGCGGTCGACCTGCTGGTGGATGGCCATGATGCCGAGGTGGTGCGGGATGCGCTGGCCAAGGACATCGGCCTCACCGCAGAGCGTCACGCCGCCGGCATCGACATCTTCCGCAAACTGGGGGAGGTTGCCCCGGCCATGGGGATGATCGGTACCCTGATTGGCCTGGTGGCCATGCTGAACAACATGGATGACCCCAAAACCATCGGCCCGGCCATGGCAGTGGCGTTGTTGACCACCCTGTACGGGGCCGTTATCGCCAACATGGTCGCACTGCCCATTGCTGACAAACTGGAGCTGCGGATGCAGGAGGAGATGCTGAATCGCCGCTTGATTATGGATGCGGTGCTGGCGATTCAGGATGGCCAGAACCCCCGGGTGATCGAGGGCTTCCTCAAGAATTACCTGAATGAGAAGAAGCGCGCCATCGATACCACGGAGGATTGA
- a CDS encoding ketopantoate reductase family protein, with translation MTVGVLGAGALGQLLAHQLAAADLSVTLLRRPGTTDRQISHTLHPLNGPEQRRSLTHVASDTPLPLSLVLVLTKAQDCLNALAPLLSWLPESVPVVLLHNGLGPQQAAAERWPERPWWAGSLSDGALALNPHTVRHTGQGTRRAGPLSVSVQAMAMPAPLAQLGFEYDAEVMTALWQKLTVNLLINPLTARDRVTNGTLLHRDYLATLRQLADEAAAVGQASGHADSPAAILDRALSVASATANNRSSMLQDIEAGRPTELDAITGYLLQQARRYGLPCPGHQALYQQLQG, from the coding sequence ATGACCGTCGGGGTGCTGGGCGCCGGTGCGTTGGGCCAGCTGCTGGCGCATCAGCTGGCCGCGGCCGATCTGTCCGTTACTCTGTTGCGCCGCCCCGGCACCACGGACCGCCAGATCAGCCATACTTTGCACCCCCTTAACGGACCTGAGCAGCGACGTAGCCTGACCCATGTCGCCAGCGATACTCCCCTTCCCCTCAGCCTGGTTCTGGTGTTGACCAAAGCCCAGGATTGCCTCAACGCCTTGGCGCCTCTGCTCAGCTGGTTGCCCGAGTCGGTACCGGTGGTGCTACTGCATAACGGCCTCGGGCCACAGCAGGCGGCGGCCGAGCGTTGGCCAGAACGCCCTTGGTGGGCGGGAAGCCTGAGTGATGGCGCCCTGGCGCTGAACCCGCATACCGTCCGTCATACGGGCCAGGGCACGCGGCGGGCCGGGCCGCTCTCCGTATCGGTTCAGGCAATGGCGATGCCCGCTCCCTTGGCCCAGCTGGGATTTGAGTATGACGCAGAGGTCATGACCGCCCTGTGGCAGAAACTCACGGTCAACCTGCTGATAAACCCCCTGACTGCCCGGGACAGGGTCACCAATGGCACCCTGCTACACCGCGACTATCTGGCCACCCTGCGACAGTTGGCTGATGAGGCGGCGGCCGTGGGCCAGGCATCAGGGCATGCCGACTCTCCGGCAGCCATTCTTGACCGGGCCCTGAGCGTGGCCAGTGCCACCGCCAATAACCGCTCCTCAATGCTGCAGGACATTGAGGCCGGGCGCCCCACTGAGTTGGATGCCATCACCGGCTACCTGTTGCAACAGGCCCGCCGTTACGGCCTCCCCTGCCCCGGCCATCAGGCGCTGTATCAGCAACTTCAGGGCTAA
- the gshA gene encoding glutamate--cysteine ligase — translation MNAFNSAVERLSQPQWHDALRGFNRGIEREALRIDAQGHLAQDPHPQSLGSALTHPWITTDFSEALMELITPVYQDPDALLAHLADTHSYVLRHLNGERLWPLSMPCFIDSSQNIPIAQYGSSHSGRMKTLYRVGLEHRYGAMMQAIAGLHFNFSVPDTLWRALGVDGDDQGEISARYFSLLRYYKRHVWVLAYLFGASPSLCGSFLQGQRPNLPFEEQDGTLYLPYATSLRMSDLGYTNKAQDQLKVSINSLGEYVRDLKTAISIPSEEYAKIGVKVDGEYRQLNANVLQIENELYSPVRPKRTTGPGETPSDALARGGVEYVEVRALDVNPFEPLGISRDQVLLLDLFLLAGLIEVQAPMDAREEAEQKANFSEVVLDGRRPGKTLQRDGETIALADWMSELMARWSQLADVLDAAHGDGRYGQALAAWRGAATDPEQTLSAKVLAASLAEGHGHWASRMATEHRQALLNRDYTLLTEARLDAAVAKSIADQAEREASDRGSFDEFLAEYFRQ, via the coding sequence TTGAACGCCTTTAATTCAGCTGTCGAGCGGTTAAGCCAGCCCCAATGGCACGATGCCCTGCGTGGCTTCAATCGCGGTATTGAACGGGAAGCCCTGCGCATTGACGCGCAAGGCCACCTGGCCCAGGACCCTCACCCTCAGTCCCTGGGTTCCGCCCTGACTCACCCCTGGATCACCACCGATTTCAGTGAAGCCCTGATGGAGCTGATCACCCCGGTGTACCAGGACCCGGACGCGCTGCTGGCGCACCTTGCGGACACCCACAGTTACGTGCTGCGCCATCTCAATGGCGAGCGCCTGTGGCCGCTGTCGATGCCCTGCTTTATCGATTCCAGTCAGAATATCCCGATTGCCCAGTACGGCAGCTCCCACAGCGGCCGGATGAAGACCCTCTATCGGGTGGGGCTGGAGCACCGCTACGGCGCCATGATGCAGGCCATCGCCGGTTTGCACTTCAACTTCTCTGTGCCGGACACCCTGTGGCGTGCCCTGGGCGTAGATGGCGATGATCAGGGTGAGATCTCTGCCCGCTACTTCTCCCTGCTGCGCTACTACAAGCGCCACGTCTGGGTACTGGCCTACCTGTTCGGGGCGTCTCCCAGCCTGTGTGGCTCGTTCCTGCAGGGCCAGCGTCCCAACCTGCCGTTTGAGGAGCAGGACGGTACTCTGTACCTGCCGTACGCCACCTCGCTGCGGATGAGCGACCTCGGTTACACCAACAAGGCGCAGGACCAGCTCAAAGTCAGCATCAACAGTCTGGGCGAATACGTTCGTGACCTGAAAACCGCCATCAGTATCCCCTCGGAGGAGTACGCCAAAATCGGCGTTAAGGTGGATGGCGAGTACCGTCAGCTTAACGCCAACGTGCTGCAGATTGAGAATGAGCTGTACTCTCCGGTACGTCCCAAGCGCACCACCGGTCCGGGCGAAACCCCGTCCGATGCGTTGGCGCGCGGTGGCGTGGAGTACGTGGAAGTGCGGGCGCTGGATGTGAACCCGTTTGAGCCGCTCGGCATCAGCCGTGATCAGGTGCTGCTGCTGGACCTGTTCCTGCTGGCGGGCTTGATCGAAGTGCAAGCGCCGATGGATGCCCGGGAAGAGGCTGAGCAGAAGGCTAACTTCAGTGAAGTGGTGCTGGATGGACGTCGCCCCGGCAAGACGCTGCAGCGGGATGGGGAAACCATTGCGCTGGCGGATTGGATGAGCGAGCTGATGGCACGCTGGAGTCAATTGGCGGATGTGCTTGATGCGGCCCATGGCGACGGTCGTTATGGTCAGGCCCTGGCGGCCTGGCGCGGGGCGGCCACGGACCCGGAGCAGACCCTGTCAGCCAAGGTGCTGGCGGCCAGTCTGGCGGAAGGGCACGGCCACTGGGCCAGCCGCATGGCCACCGAGCATCGTCAGGCGCTGCTGAATCGCGATTACACTTTGTTGACCGAAGCCCGACTGGATGCGGCTGTGGCGAAGTCCATTGCGGACCAGGCCGAGCGCGAAGCCAGCGATCGCGGTAGCTTTGACGAGTTCCTGGCGGAGTACTTCCGTCAGTAA